From a region of the Thermus caldilimi genome:
- a CDS encoding DegV family protein, with protein MELGLVTDTAADLSPRVLEEEAVGLVPIYVHLMGRKYKDWQELTPDALYQAMRAGAEPVTEPPGVEDFAGVYERYLQVYDRILSLHVSGELSKTVDRAREAALKVAPTRIRVVDSGMVSAGLGAMVLRAVEMLRKGAEEEAVVREWERLKHSSLYFSVADLSHLARNGRLPRFGEVVGNLLGLRPILRIEKGHIRFLKVAREGAVPEVLARLVLEELQGKPARITIAHTDAKSEWIEGLKKSLEGALRLEKGRITRSGATIAANVGLGAIAIHAYSIE; from the coding sequence GTGGAGCTGGGTCTGGTAACCGATACCGCAGCGGACCTGTCCCCGCGGGTCTTGGAGGAGGAGGCGGTGGGCCTGGTGCCCATTTACGTGCACCTCATGGGGCGTAAGTACAAGGACTGGCAGGAGCTGACCCCGGATGCTCTCTACCAAGCCATGCGGGCAGGGGCCGAGCCCGTGACCGAGCCTCCAGGGGTGGAGGACTTTGCCGGGGTTTACGAGCGCTACCTCCAGGTCTATGACCGCATTCTTTCCCTACATGTTTCCGGGGAACTCTCCAAAACCGTGGACAGGGCCCGGGAAGCAGCCTTGAAGGTGGCTCCCACCCGCATCCGGGTGGTGGACTCGGGTATGGTTTCCGCTGGGCTTGGGGCCATGGTGCTCAGGGCAGTGGAGATGCTGAGGAAGGGGGCGGAGGAGGAGGCTGTGGTGCGGGAGTGGGAGAGGCTTAAGCATTCTAGCCTGTACTTCAGCGTGGCGGATTTGTCCCACTTGGCACGGAACGGCCGGCTTCCCCGGTTCGGCGAGGTGGTGGGTAACCTTTTGGGCCTCCGCCCTATATTGCGCATAGAGAAGGGGCATATCCGGTTTCTCAAGGTGGCCAGGGAGGGTGCGGTGCCCGAGGTTCTTGCCCGCTTGGTCCTCGAGGAGCTTCAAGGAAAACCGGCCCGCATCACCATTGCCCACACCGATGCCAAAAGCGAGTGGATTGAGGGTTTAAAGAAGAGCTTGGAGGGCGCTTTGCGCCTGGAAAAGGGGCGCATCACGCGCAGCGGAGCCACCATCGCCGCCAACGTGGGTCTCGGGGCCATAGCCATCCATGCTTATTCGATAGAATAG
- a CDS encoding glycosyltransferase family 4 protein translates to MRILFVTDAKTVGGSEIYLKEMLPRLRQLGLEAEAAMPLAEKTAFIREALEAMGVPVHAYRSLEELPQDYDRVVASAWYPQSYKRFFERFPRLTLLIHDQIEIFYPLGLRYLYRLGYHLLQVPNLVRSEAVITVSRWAARWLQEVHGVKQVYPVPNGVDTERFRPPQPGEKEKLRERYGLKRFSVIVPARMSPEKNHLTVLLTARLTPGVDFLLVGTGELMGVWQKTARLLNLKNVRFLGRRTDMPDLYRAVDAMLLPTLGENQSLATLEAMASALPTVTTPIPAQQELITSGQTGLLVPPKPSALAQALRNLPFHLGKQARDHVLAHHTLEKSAHTLACVLTTT, encoded by the coding sequence ATGAGGATACTTTTCGTGACCGATGCTAAAACCGTGGGAGGAAGCGAGATCTACCTTAAGGAAATGCTCCCCCGATTGCGCCAGCTGGGCCTCGAGGCCGAAGCGGCCATGCCCTTGGCAGAAAAAACCGCATTCATCCGGGAAGCCCTGGAAGCTATGGGGGTGCCCGTACACGCTTACCGCTCCCTAGAAGAGCTTCCCCAAGACTACGACCGCGTGGTGGCCTCCGCTTGGTATCCGCAAAGCTACAAGCGGTTCTTTGAGAGATTCCCCCGCTTAACCTTGCTGATTCACGACCAGATCGAGATTTTCTACCCTCTAGGCCTTCGATACCTCTACCGCCTAGGCTACCACCTTCTTCAGGTACCCAACCTGGTTCGCAGCGAGGCCGTGATCACCGTTTCCCGGTGGGCAGCACGCTGGTTGCAAGAGGTTCATGGGGTCAAGCAGGTCTACCCCGTACCCAATGGGGTGGACACGGAACGGTTCCGCCCTCCACAGCCCGGGGAGAAGGAAAAGCTCAGGGAACGCTACGGCCTTAAGAGGTTTTCCGTGATCGTACCCGCCCGGATGAGCCCGGAAAAGAACCACCTCACGGTGCTTCTCACCGCTAGGCTTACGCCCGGCGTAGATTTTTTGCTGGTGGGTACGGGAGAGCTGATGGGGGTCTGGCAAAAAACCGCCCGCCTCCTTAACTTAAAGAACGTGCGCTTCCTCGGGCGCCGCACCGACATGCCGGACCTTTACCGGGCTGTGGATGCCATGCTCCTGCCGACCCTGGGAGAGAACCAAAGCCTGGCCACCCTCGAGGCCATGGCCTCCGCCCTACCCACCGTAACCACGCCCATTCCGGCGCAACAGGAACTGATCACCAGCGGGCAAACAGGCCTGCTCGTACCTCCAAAGCCCTCGGCCTTGGCCCAAGCCTTGCGAAATCTACCTTTCCACCTGGGAAAGCAAGCGCGAGATCACGTTCTTGCCCACCACACCTTGGAAAAGAGCGCACATACCCTAGCATGCGTTCTGACAACCACATGA
- a CDS encoding glycosyltransferase family 4 protein, which produces MRSDNHMMLKVAFITDAPRIAGSEIWLLETLPELPQYGLEPAVFLPTSPGGLRLKELLEARGIPAHPYPNLDAIPGLTQNHQVRILQAWYVTTYGLLKKLPSPKVVFLHDQLEYHYPLGIKRLYQFIYGVSKAAKLKDADAVLVGTRWAAHYLRRHFGLETQVVPVGVDPYRFRPPSPEERQALRSLYQFSRFTLLTPARFTLEKNHLAVLLTARLTPDADFVLVGEGSWSKGLRLLARALNLSNARFLGKREDIAELYRAADAVLFPTLGDNPGLVILEGMASGIPVITSPFPPQREVISLKEGLLVPPHPRNLSWAVRWLMENPQGAWELGMKGRQRILSERTVDGGARALATVLHGLSKVPL; this is translated from the coding sequence ATGCGTTCTGACAACCACATGATGTTAAAGGTTGCTTTTATAACCGACGCCCCGCGAATAGCTGGCAGCGAGATCTGGCTTTTAGAAACGTTACCAGAACTCCCGCAATATGGCCTTGAGCCTGCTGTCTTCCTTCCAACATCCCCAGGGGGACTTCGCCTTAAAGAACTCTTGGAGGCCAGGGGGATCCCCGCCCATCCATACCCGAACCTCGACGCCATACCTGGCCTCACCCAAAACCACCAGGTTCGCATCCTCCAGGCATGGTATGTGACCACCTATGGCCTCTTAAAGAAGCTCCCTTCCCCCAAGGTGGTGTTCCTGCACGACCAGCTGGAATACCATTATCCATTGGGGATCAAGCGGCTATACCAATTCATCTACGGCGTCAGCAAGGCAGCCAAACTCAAGGACGCAGACGCGGTCTTGGTGGGTACGCGCTGGGCCGCCCATTACTTACGCCGCCACTTCGGCCTGGAAACCCAAGTGGTACCCGTGGGCGTGGACCCCTACCGTTTTCGCCCTCCCTCCCCTGAAGAGCGGCAAGCGTTGCGATCCTTATATCAATTTTCCCGCTTTACCCTTCTCACACCCGCCAGATTCACCCTAGAAAAAAACCATCTGGCTGTCCTCTTAACCGCACGCCTCACGCCAGATGCTGATTTTGTTCTGGTGGGAGAAGGTTCCTGGTCCAAGGGCTTACGCCTCCTGGCCCGAGCCCTGAACTTATCCAACGCAAGGTTCTTGGGAAAGAGGGAGGATATCGCGGAACTCTATCGGGCAGCGGACGCGGTGCTTTTCCCTACCTTGGGGGACAATCCAGGGCTGGTCATTTTAGAAGGCATGGCCTCCGGCATACCCGTTATCACCAGCCCCTTCCCCCCGCAACGGGAAGTCATCTCACTCAAGGAGGGCTTGCTCGTGCCACCCCATCCCAGGAACTTGAGCTGGGCCGTGCGCTGGTTGATGGAAAATCCCCAGGGAGCATGGGAACTGGGCATGAAAGGCCGCCAACGAATACTTTCCGAACGGACTGTGGACGGCGGAGCACGCGCACTGGCAACCGTACTCCACGGCCTATCCAAGGTTCCGTTGTAA
- a CDS encoding glycosyltransferase family 4 protein, which translates to MRLYRVGLFTDVYFPNPNGVTTSVYLLLRELRRMGHEAWVVAPHHPEAPANEEGVVRVPSVAYPFYEGQQIALPSARHLPTEFEIIHTHTPLTLGVWGLRIARNKELPHVSTFHTHYEKYAHYVPGLAVLDKYTGIIPRLAKAFYNRVEVVIAPTEPVKRLAEGYGIQRPIRVIPTGIDNRILEEAPLPSPSPWPEGKRRLITVGRLGKEKSFDVVLKAVAELAREEDVFLVHIGEGPELEPLKRLAETLGIVDRVRFLGTVPYRYIGGYYRMAELFLFASETETQGLVIWEAQAMGVPVVAVGAEGVLEGVVDGQTGYLVAPKDFQALAARALELLKDEDKRRRFSLEARAWAMERSAERIAEKIVAVYDEANEILRVEPRRLIFPFPRLPRSSLEDHPGGF; encoded by the coding sequence ATGCGCCTCTACCGCGTAGGCCTCTTCACCGATGTCTACTTCCCCAACCCCAACGGGGTCACCACCAGCGTCTACCTCCTCCTTAGGGAGCTTAGGCGCATGGGGCACGAGGCCTGGGTGGTGGCTCCCCACCATCCCGAAGCCCCAGCAAACGAGGAAGGGGTGGTGCGGGTGCCCTCTGTGGCCTACCCCTTTTACGAGGGGCAGCAGATCGCCCTGCCCTCCGCCCGCCATCTGCCCACGGAGTTTGAGATCATCCATACTCATACCCCCTTAACCCTGGGCGTGTGGGGGCTTAGGATTGCGCGCAATAAAGAGCTCCCCCACGTATCCACCTTCCACACCCATTACGAAAAGTACGCCCACTACGTGCCAGGTCTCGCCGTCCTGGACAAGTACACGGGAATCATCCCTAGGCTTGCCAAGGCCTTTTACAACCGGGTGGAGGTGGTCATCGCCCCCACGGAACCCGTAAAGCGGCTGGCAGAGGGCTACGGCATCCAAAGGCCCATACGGGTCATTCCCACGGGTATTGACAACCGTATCCTGGAGGAAGCGCCCCTTCCCTCCCCCTCCCCCTGGCCCGAGGGCAAACGGCGCCTCATCACCGTGGGCCGGCTCGGGAAGGAAAAGTCCTTTGATGTAGTTTTGAAAGCTGTGGCCGAGTTGGCCCGGGAGGAGGATGTTTTCCTGGTGCACATCGGGGAAGGACCGGAGCTAGAACCCTTGAAGCGCCTGGCGGAAACCCTGGGCATTGTGGACCGGGTTCGTTTCTTGGGCACGGTGCCCTACCGGTACATCGGGGGCTACTACCGGATGGCGGAGCTCTTCCTCTTCGCCAGCGAAACGGAAACCCAGGGGCTGGTGATCTGGGAAGCCCAGGCCATGGGGGTTCCGGTGGTGGCCGTGGGAGCAGAAGGGGTGCTGGAGGGGGTAGTGGACGGCCAAACCGGGTACCTGGTGGCTCCAAAGGATTTCCAGGCCCTGGCCGCCAGGGCCTTGGAGCTCCTGAAAGACGAGGATAAGCGCCGGCGCTTCAGCCTTGAGGCCCGGGCCTGGGCCATGGAACGCTCCGCGGAGCGGATCGCCGAAAAAATCGTGGCCGTATACGACGAAGCCAACGAAATCCTGCGGGTGGAACCCCGAAGGCTCATCTTTCCCTTCCCCCGTCTTCCCCGAAGTAGCCTCGAGGATCACCCAGGAGGTTTTTGA
- a CDS encoding glycosyltransferase family 2 protein — MRISVVIPAHNEEAFLPKALQAVLTQTLPPFEVIVVDNASTDRTREVAEGLGVRVVYCPQKGVAYARQAGLLAARGEWVAMTDADSIPLPTWLQTLARHGEGAVALYGPLRFYGVSPWTALVSEWGYRAFLNLMALLGKPNLAGANMMFFREAALEVGGFPEVEAREDVLLGWKLKRMGRVRYVPEALVLTSPRRLKGGWGRFLAQQVKNLLGDPRGYFGEDGGRER, encoded by the coding sequence GTGCGCATCAGTGTGGTGATTCCCGCCCACAACGAGGAGGCTTTTTTGCCCAAGGCCTTACAGGCGGTTTTGACGCAAACTCTGCCGCCTTTTGAGGTGATCGTGGTGGACAATGCCTCCACCGACCGCACCCGGGAGGTGGCGGAGGGATTGGGTGTGCGGGTGGTGTATTGCCCCCAAAAGGGGGTAGCCTACGCCCGCCAGGCAGGGCTTCTGGCCGCCCGTGGGGAGTGGGTGGCCATGACCGATGCCGACTCCATTCCCCTTCCCACGTGGCTTCAGACCCTAGCCCGGCATGGGGAAGGGGCGGTGGCCCTCTACGGTCCCTTGCGCTTCTATGGGGTTTCTCCCTGGACGGCTTTGGTTTCCGAGTGGGGCTACCGAGCTTTCCTGAACCTCATGGCCCTCCTGGGAAAGCCCAACCTGGCCGGGGCCAACATGATGTTTTTTAGGGAGGCCGCCTTGGAAGTGGGAGGGTTTCCCGAGGTGGAGGCCCGGGAGGACGTACTTTTGGGCTGGAAGCTCAAGCGGATGGGAAGGGTCAGGTATGTACCCGAGGCCTTGGTCCTAACCTCGCCCCGAAGGTTAAAGGGAGGATGGGGAAGGTTTTTGGCCCAGCAGGTCAAAAACCTCCTGGGTGATCCTCGAGGCTACTTCGGGGAAGACGGGGGAAGGGAAAGATGA
- a CDS encoding MFS transporter, producing the protein MFRYLPWAREGLFVFLRLVLAVGLMEGVRSGFFAGLLPFYAPEHLGLGPATFTLAFTFHQLSENLSKTFGGLLAERVGFGRTVTLAALIGFLVLLLTPKAHAGWLLWGLAILWGLTMSTLYPGLMTLASRIAVPGREARALSFTLTLVMPWVGIGLVGVGQVAQKEPEAALTLLLAAQGVTLLLALSLFPFRIPIPQEAREAYPLKRLLLFLPAAFGQTFAPALVSLFILRYAKEELALEPIALGGLLLLGGGLAFGLLPFTGRQVDRRGYRFALVSGLLLLALVMVRLAFTPSLGELALLAALGGLGFSLFLPGWNGFLARNLPEENRAAIWGGLMTVEGLGVALGPAVGGLLWETLGIKAPFLAGSATFFLLSVFYTVLFWRMRWN; encoded by the coding sequence GTGTTTCGCTATCTGCCATGGGCCAGGGAGGGACTTTTCGTATTCCTGCGCCTGGTCCTAGCTGTAGGCCTCATGGAGGGGGTACGGAGCGGCTTCTTCGCTGGCCTTCTCCCCTTCTACGCCCCCGAGCACCTGGGGCTTGGCCCCGCCACCTTCACCTTGGCCTTCACCTTTCATCAACTCTCTGAGAACCTCTCCAAAACCTTCGGGGGGCTCCTAGCGGAAAGGGTGGGGTTCGGCCGCACGGTCACCCTAGCGGCCCTCATCGGTTTTCTGGTTCTCCTCCTCACCCCCAAGGCCCACGCCGGCTGGCTTCTTTGGGGGCTCGCCATCCTCTGGGGCCTCACCATGTCCACCCTCTACCCCGGGCTCATGACCCTGGCGAGCCGCATCGCCGTGCCCGGGCGGGAGGCACGGGCCCTATCCTTTACCCTGACCCTGGTGATGCCCTGGGTGGGCATCGGCCTGGTGGGGGTGGGGCAGGTGGCCCAGAAAGAACCCGAGGCCGCCCTCACCCTGCTCCTCGCCGCCCAGGGCGTAACCCTCCTCCTCGCCCTAAGCCTCTTCCCCTTCCGCATCCCCATTCCGCAAGAGGCGCGGGAAGCCTATCCCCTTAAGCGGCTTTTGCTTTTCCTGCCCGCAGCCTTTGGTCAGACCTTCGCTCCCGCCTTGGTTTCCCTCTTCATCCTCCGCTACGCTAAAGAGGAGCTGGCCCTCGAGCCCATTGCCCTGGGAGGGCTTCTCCTTTTGGGGGGAGGCCTGGCCTTCGGCCTTTTGCCCTTTACCGGCCGGCAAGTAGACCGGAGGGGCTACCGCTTCGCCCTGGTGAGCGGGCTCCTCCTCTTGGCCTTGGTGATGGTCCGCCTGGCCTTTACCCCTAGCCTGGGCGAACTTGCCCTGCTGGCTGCCTTGGGAGGCCTGGGCTTCAGCCTTTTCCTGCCCGGGTGGAACGGCTTCCTGGCCAGAAACCTGCCCGAGGAAAACCGGGCAGCCATATGGGGCGGGCTGATGACCGTGGAGGGGCTGGGGGTAGCCTTGGGACCTGCGGTGGGAGGTCTTTTATGGGAAACCTTGGGCATAAAGGCACCCTTTCTCGCAGGTAGCGCCACCTTTTTCCTTCTCAGCGTCTTTTACACGGTTCTTTTCTGGAGGATGCGGTGGAACTGA
- a CDS encoding polysaccharide deacetylase family protein: MELILGLILLLYGLSDLLFRFLGLGAYAHASRRTSKVALTFDDGPSERTEALLALLRQHGVKATFFLTGERAKARPDLVEALKREDHQVEDHGEWHQAWGLFLPWVEWKHMRRNPGRYYRPPHGLHTPFTRLFARLLGKRIALWDLESKDWLNLPPEALAERLLYYLRPGSIVLLHDGPERTLRLLERALPEMLRLGYKPVTLDDLAPLPLTPRLALIRGLQGFEERYNAKHRVARAGYGPFDLFRVEKKPFPGPDLPGLPRGSLALELHLESQRSMELSPLEAIRYVRESLKKVAERVAQDPEVRLVYGYSYLAQGARLFGFHTHPLPPWPRLVATLSSAWFFWLYRGELPKPDRSWAELAYLNREEVLRRFPPSTPAYPPPAPGEGQTPPP, translated from the coding sequence GTGGAACTGATCCTGGGCCTGATCCTCCTACTCTACGGGCTTTCCGATCTCCTCTTTCGCTTTCTGGGCCTCGGAGCTTACGCCCACGCCTCGAGGCGCACCTCCAAGGTGGCCCTGACCTTCGACGACGGCCCCTCGGAGAGGACGGAGGCTCTCTTGGCGCTCCTGCGCCAGCACGGGGTCAAGGCCACCTTCTTCCTGACCGGGGAACGGGCCAAGGCCCGGCCGGACCTGGTGGAGGCCCTAAAGCGCGAAGACCACCAGGTGGAGGACCACGGGGAGTGGCATCAGGCCTGGGGGCTTTTCCTGCCCTGGGTGGAGTGGAAGCACATGCGCAGGAACCCTGGCCGCTACTATAGGCCTCCCCATGGGCTCCACACCCCTTTTACCCGCCTCTTTGCTCGTCTCCTGGGCAAGCGCATCGCCCTATGGGATCTGGAAAGCAAGGACTGGCTGAACCTCCCCCCCGAGGCCTTAGCAGAACGCCTGCTCTACTACTTGCGGCCAGGCTCCATCGTCCTTCTCCACGACGGGCCGGAGCGAACCCTGAGGCTATTGGAACGGGCGCTTCCGGAAATGCTACGCCTGGGGTACAAGCCCGTCACCTTGGACGACCTTGCCCCCTTACCCCTCACCCCAAGGCTCGCCCTTATCCGGGGACTTCAGGGATTTGAGGAACGGTACAACGCCAAGCATCGGGTGGCCCGGGCGGGATACGGTCCCTTCGACCTCTTCCGGGTGGAGAAGAAACCCTTTCCCGGACCCGACCTGCCCGGGCTACCCCGGGGTAGCCTTGCCTTGGAGCTTCATCTGGAAAGCCAGCGGAGCATGGAGCTTTCCCCCCTCGAGGCCATCCGATACGTACGAGAAAGCCTCAAGAAGGTGGCGGAACGGGTAGCCCAAGACCCCGAAGTGCGCTTGGTCTACGGCTACAGCTACCTGGCCCAGGGGGCCAGGCTCTTTGGCTTCCACACCCATCCCCTTCCTCCTTGGCCCCGTCTCGTGGCCACCCTGAGCAGCGCCTGGTTCTTTTGGCTATACCGGGGGGAGTTACCCAAGCCGGACCGCTCCTGGGCCGAGCTGGCCTATCTCAACCGGGAGGAGGTTTTAAGGCGATTCCCACCGTCCACTCCCGCTTACCCACCCCCGGCACCCGGTGAAGGGCAAACCCCGCCTCCTTAA
- the mnmD gene encoding tRNA (5-methylaminomethyl-2-thiouridine)(34)-methyltransferase MnmD, which yields MEPILTQDGTPTLFHPAYGEAYHPRQGALLQARRLYLEKTLTHLHPAPRVLEVGLGLLVNFRVTLESALARGVYLRYLAVEREPLSPEALAHVRLPLPRAEEVFAEILKGWPAACFRGPWGELRIFFGEVEALAPPQDWATAVYLDPFSPRVNPGPWSLPVLKGLHRALRRGGRLATYSAQGAFRRALKEAGFALHRVPGVGKREWTVGIALKPPPG from the coding sequence GTGGAGCCCATCCTCACCCAGGACGGAACCCCCACCCTCTTCCATCCGGCCTACGGGGAGGCTTACCATCCCCGGCAGGGAGCCTTGCTCCAGGCCAGGCGGCTTTACCTGGAGAAGACCCTCACCCATCTCCATCCCGCTCCCAGGGTCCTCGAGGTGGGTCTGGGGCTTTTGGTGAACTTCCGCGTGACCTTAGAAAGCGCCTTGGCCCGGGGGGTGTACCTCCGTTACCTGGCCGTGGAGCGGGAACCCCTGTCCCCGGAGGCCCTCGCCCACGTGCGCCTGCCCCTTCCCAGGGCGGAGGAGGTGTTTGCGGAAATCCTTAAGGGCTGGCCCGCTGCCTGCTTCCGGGGACCTTGGGGGGAGCTTCGCATTTTCTTCGGGGAGGTGGAAGCTTTGGCGCCTCCCCAGGACTGGGCCACGGCGGTTTACCTGGATCCCTTCAGCCCCCGAGTGAACCCGGGGCCTTGGTCCTTGCCTGTTCTAAAGGGGCTTCACCGGGCTTTGCGGCGTGGGGGAAGGCTTGCCACCTACTCCGCCCAAGGGGCCTTTCGCCGCGCCCTTAAGGAGGCGGGGTTTGCCCTTCACCGGGTGCCGGGGGTGGGTAAGCGGGAGTGGACGGTGGGAATCGCCTTAAAACCTCCTCCCGGTTGA
- a CDS encoding DUF554 domain-containing protein has product MELTLLDKLSGTLANAATVTLGTGLGLLLRGRLPERMARIMVQGVGLTTLFIGFSMASTLGKARGGAIDGVVLGLIALVLGGLLGEWWRIEEALEGIGEKIKRAVRGGGSFTEGFVAASLLFCVGPMTLLGSIQNGLTGDPSILLLKATLDGLSAIALTSSFGIGVGFSVLVILGYQGGIALLAGTLSQVLPDPAADPRVLLVTGVGGLMVLGVGINLLGLTKVRVGSFLPALLLAPLVWALANWLS; this is encoded by the coding sequence ATGGAGCTCACCCTTCTGGACAAGCTTTCGGGAACCCTGGCCAACGCCGCCACCGTGACCCTGGGCACAGGACTTGGCCTTCTGCTCCGGGGCCGGCTCCCCGAACGCATGGCCCGCATCATGGTCCAGGGGGTAGGGCTCACCACTCTTTTTATCGGGTTCTCAATGGCCAGCACCCTGGGAAAAGCCAGGGGCGGGGCCATAGACGGGGTGGTCCTGGGGCTCATCGCCCTGGTGCTGGGAGGGCTTCTTGGGGAGTGGTGGCGGATCGAGGAGGCCCTCGAGGGCATCGGAGAGAAGATCAAGCGGGCGGTAAGGGGCGGGGGAAGCTTCACCGAGGGCTTCGTAGCCGCAAGCCTTCTCTTTTGCGTGGGTCCCATGACCCTTCTCGGCTCCATCCAAAACGGCCTCACCGGGGATCCCAGCATCCTTCTCTTAAAGGCCACCCTGGACGGCCTCTCTGCCATCGCCCTCACCAGCTCCTTCGGCATCGGGGTGGGGTTTAGCGTCCTGGTCATCCTCGGCTACCAGGGAGGCATCGCCCTTCTGGCCGGTACCTTAAGCCAGGTCCTCCCCGACCCCGCCGCCGACCCCCGGGTCCTCCTGGTCACGGGGGTGGGGGGGCTCATGGTCCTGGGGGTGGGGATCAACCTCCTGGGCCTCACCAAGGTGCGGGTGGGCTCCTTTCTTCCCGCCCTCCTCCTGGCCCCTTTGGTCTGGGCTTTGGCCAACTGGCTTTCGTAG